The proteins below are encoded in one region of Maribacter aestuarii:
- a CDS encoding C40 family peptidase, which produces MRKLSFLLLFIAITSCGTGKKSKLTSKERSISVAAADNARKGNETPVKKETTETPPSYGHLTKADGIINTALTFSGVRYKFGGTTRNGMDCSGLLYVSFAEHDIKLPRTSIHMAEEGKKIRIKDVEKGDLLFFKTSKGSKRINHVGMVVKVENDEIKFIHSSTSRGVTVSSLREGFWNHAFVKATRIL; this is translated from the coding sequence ATGCGCAAACTATCTTTTTTATTATTGTTCATAGCCATTACAAGTTGTGGTACCGGTAAAAAAAGTAAGTTGACCAGTAAGGAAAGAAGTATTTCCGTTGCCGCTGCGGATAATGCGCGAAAGGGAAATGAAACACCCGTTAAAAAAGAAACAACGGAAACTCCACCATCCTATGGCCATCTTACGAAGGCTGACGGAATAATTAATACCGCCCTCACGTTTTCAGGCGTTCGTTATAAATTTGGAGGCACCACCAGAAACGGAATGGATTGTTCCGGATTGCTCTACGTTTCATTTGCGGAACATGATATAAAACTGCCAAGAACCTCAATCCATATGGCAGAGGAAGGTAAAAAAATAAGAATCAAAGATGTAGAAAAAGGGGATTTGCTATTTTTTAAGACCAGCAAAGGCTCAAAGCGCATCAACCATGTAGGCATGGTGGTTAAGGTAGAGAATGATGAAATTAAATTCATCCATTCTTCTACTTCACGCGGTGTAACCGTATCATCTCTGCGGGAAGGCTTTTGGAACCACGCATTTGTTAAAGCCACCAGAATCCTATAA
- a CDS encoding ComEC/Rec2 family competence protein, whose protein sequence is MKLLAFVPIKLTLLLILGILLGYYFPFDIRIAIATTLFFFVVLGILFFTKPKSNSSFYGFIAALTTITLGIFISIQAQPLHHSSHYSNLSLERQKQWQLKITEVLKPTQFSERYVAVVNGLNSTHTTGKILLSRPVDTTQKPLTVDDEIWVFSEILPINPPLNPHQFDYKSYLKKLGIYHQLKFNHSNFIKNENPECTIYGLAAAARGYIIKKLKQANFGADELSIIQALLLGERSDISAETYNDYKNAGAVHILAVSGLHIGILLLLIQFLLRPLRNRTISLLISVILLWGFAFVAGLSPSIIRACTMFSFVAYALYLNRPSNTFNILALSMFFILLFINPNLLFQVGFQMSYAAVFAIVWIYPLLQKLWFPKNKILRYLWQLLSVSVAAQLGVLPISIFYFHQFPGLFFISNLLIVPAMGFIIGTGILVIFLALINLLPDWLVLLFNELIGWMNSIVGWVADRESFIFKSISFDYGQLVLAFFVIGMLVYMLQQVSFKRIAVFLIALFSFQSWTIFQNYVASSTNEVLVMHQTKNSILLHKSGKKLDVFTSDSKASERAIADYRIGERIDSVNYSALTNSYDVLGLPLLVIDSLGVYPKQGSGQIILLTYSPKLNLERLFGNTRPIQIIADGSNYKSYVERWQETCKKNKIPFHYTGEKGAYLFEKKF, encoded by the coding sequence ATGAAATTGCTGGCGTTCGTACCTATTAAATTAACGCTACTTCTTATTCTGGGAATTCTTTTAGGGTACTATTTTCCGTTTGATATTCGAATTGCCATAGCAACCACTTTATTTTTTTTCGTAGTTCTTGGCATCCTATTTTTTACCAAGCCAAAAAGTAATTCATCTTTTTATGGGTTTATCGCAGCGCTTACTACGATTACCTTAGGTATTTTTATAAGTATACAGGCCCAACCATTACATCATAGTAGCCATTACAGCAATTTATCTTTAGAAAGACAGAAGCAGTGGCAGCTAAAAATAACCGAAGTATTAAAACCCACCCAGTTTTCTGAACGTTATGTAGCCGTAGTAAACGGATTAAATAGCACCCATACTACCGGTAAAATACTTTTGAGCAGACCGGTGGATACTACTCAGAAACCATTGACAGTCGACGATGAAATTTGGGTATTTTCAGAAATTCTACCCATTAACCCACCTTTAAATCCACACCAATTTGATTATAAGAGTTATTTGAAGAAGCTGGGTATTTACCACCAATTAAAATTCAACCATTCAAATTTCATAAAAAATGAAAATCCGGAGTGCACAATTTATGGCTTAGCAGCTGCAGCTAGAGGCTATATCATCAAAAAATTGAAACAGGCTAATTTTGGTGCGGATGAATTAAGTATAATTCAAGCCTTATTACTTGGGGAACGTTCGGATATTTCAGCTGAAACCTATAACGATTATAAAAATGCGGGTGCCGTGCATATATTGGCCGTTTCTGGGCTGCACATTGGGATACTCCTTTTATTGATCCAGTTTCTGCTTCGCCCTTTGAGAAATAGAACAATCTCTTTACTCATTAGTGTAATCCTCTTATGGGGTTTTGCCTTTGTTGCAGGCTTGTCCCCTTCTATTATCCGAGCCTGCACCATGTTCAGTTTTGTAGCCTACGCGCTATACTTGAACAGGCCTAGCAACACCTTTAATATTTTGGCATTGTCCATGTTCTTTATCCTATTGTTCATTAATCCCAATCTGCTGTTCCAAGTTGGTTTTCAAATGAGCTATGCAGCAGTTTTTGCTATTGTCTGGATTTATCCATTGCTTCAAAAACTATGGTTTCCCAAGAATAAAATTTTACGCTATTTATGGCAATTACTTTCGGTAAGTGTTGCAGCCCAGTTGGGGGTGCTCCCTATCAGCATATTTTACTTTCATCAATTTCCAGGATTGTTCTTTATTTCCAACCTTTTAATAGTGCCTGCGATGGGCTTCATTATAGGGACTGGTATATTGGTTATATTTCTGGCCCTTATCAATCTACTACCAGACTGGTTAGTGCTGCTTTTTAATGAATTGATTGGATGGATGAACAGTATTGTAGGTTGGGTAGCAGATCGGGAAAGTTTCATATTCAAATCGATTTCCTTCGATTATGGTCAATTGGTTCTTGCCTTTTTTGTAATCGGCATGTTAGTTTATATGTTGCAGCAAGTTAGTTTTAAGCGCATAGCTGTTTTCTTGATTGCCTTGTTTTCATTTCAATCATGGACCATATTTCAAAACTATGTGGCCTCCTCAACAAACGAAGTTTTAGTTATGCATCAAACTAAAAATTCGATATTACTCCATAAGAGCGGAAAAAAGCTAGATGTCTTTACCAGTGATTCCAAAGCTTCCGAAAGAGCGATAGCGGATTACCGGATTGGAGAGCGGATTGATAGTGTCAACTACAGCGCTTTAACCAACAGTTATGACGTTCTTGGTTTACCGCTGTTGGTCATTGATAGTCTGGGAGTATATCCAAAACAGGGCTCAGGTCAAATAATTCTTTTGACCTATTCCCCAAAACTGAATCTTGAAAGACTATTTGGAAACACTCGACCAATACAAATCATTGCCGACGGAAGTAATTACAAAAGCTACGTAGAACGATGGCAAGAGACTTGTAAAAAAAACAAAATCCCTTTTCACTATACAGGCGAAAAGGGAGCTTATTTGTTTGAAAAGAAATTCTAG
- a CDS encoding peptide MFS transporter has translation MTNTKPAHQKELFGHPVGLFYLFFAELWERFSFYGMRALLTLYMVNVIFEALAERDFATAAVYASYGSLVYASTVIGGQISDKILGMRNSIFLGGILMAIGHFVLAIENNMAFFLALALIIVGNGFFKPNISTFVGTLYPYGDPKKDSGFTIFYMGINIGGWIAPLLCGWLAYKYGWHYGFGLAGVGMITGLLFFWSGIRKNVFGDRGLPPNEEVMNKKVLGIKQGVLIPILTVLSAPIIAYLLSAYKSLGPEGSFLGDQNIVNIIFKLIAVAILIYLGSIMIKATLDERKKLFVAVLITFFMTIFWGFHELSGSVITLFAARNVELTMMSAAQTNSLNSMFIIILAIPISMMWTYLSKKNKNPRTPYKFGLGLLFAGISFYILAISGASANENGLVPFTYLLLMYFLLSVGELFMSPVGLSKITDLSPKRIVAFMMGVWFLSSAFAFQVVGFIGKQLAIESTDKNIGGFDTLTVYTDGFDLIAKYSIGAGILVLLASPLIKKLMGNVH, from the coding sequence ATGACCAATACTAAACCAGCACATCAAAAAGAATTGTTCGGACACCCGGTAGGGTTATTTTATTTGTTCTTTGCCGAGCTATGGGAACGATTTAGTTTCTATGGTATGAGGGCATTGCTAACGCTCTACATGGTAAATGTAATTTTTGAAGCATTAGCAGAGCGCGATTTTGCTACTGCCGCCGTTTATGCATCTTACGGTTCATTGGTTTATGCATCTACAGTCATAGGAGGTCAGATTTCCGATAAAATTCTTGGGATGCGAAATTCCATCTTCCTAGGTGGAATTTTAATGGCAATAGGTCACTTTGTTTTGGCAATAGAGAATAATATGGCATTCTTTTTAGCCCTTGCTCTGATAATTGTGGGTAATGGTTTTTTTAAACCTAACATATCAACTTTCGTAGGAACTTTATATCCATACGGAGATCCAAAAAAGGATTCGGGGTTTACGATTTTTTATATGGGAATAAATATAGGAGGATGGATTGCACCTTTACTCTGTGGATGGCTTGCTTACAAATACGGATGGCACTATGGATTTGGATTAGCGGGAGTTGGTATGATTACAGGGCTTCTATTTTTTTGGAGCGGAATACGGAAAAATGTTTTTGGGGATAGAGGCCTTCCTCCCAACGAGGAAGTAATGAACAAAAAAGTGTTGGGTATAAAACAAGGGGTTCTGATCCCTATCCTAACTGTTTTGTCAGCGCCCATTATCGCCTATTTATTGTCAGCGTATAAATCTCTCGGTCCTGAAGGAAGTTTTTTAGGTGATCAGAATATTGTCAATATAATTTTTAAATTAATTGCAGTAGCTATTCTAATATACCTTGGAAGTATCATGATAAAGGCGACTTTAGATGAACGTAAGAAGCTTTTTGTTGCTGTTCTCATAACATTTTTCATGACAATTTTCTGGGGTTTTCACGAGCTATCGGGGAGTGTCATCACTCTATTTGCCGCTCGTAATGTGGAATTGACAATGATGTCTGCGGCTCAAACCAACTCACTTAATTCCATGTTCATAATTATATTGGCAATTCCTATCTCCATGATGTGGACTTATTTGAGTAAAAAAAATAAAAATCCAAGAACACCTTATAAATTTGGATTGGGTCTCTTATTTGCGGGGATAAGCTTTTACATTCTGGCAATTAGCGGTGCAAGTGCCAATGAAAATGGCCTGGTTCCATTCACTTATTTGCTGTTAATGTATTTTCTTCTTTCTGTTGGAGAACTTTTTATGTCTCCAGTTGGACTATCTAAGATAACCGATTTATCGCCAAAGAGAATCGTCGCCTTTATGATGGGAGTTTGGTTCTTGTCATCTGCATTTGCTTTTCAGGTCGTTGGTTTCATTGGTAAACAGTTGGCCATAGAAAGCACCGATAAAAATATTGGTGGTTTTGATACACTTACCGTTTATACGGATGGTTTTGATTTGATAGCAAAATACTCAATTGGTGCCGGAATTTTAGTGCTCCTTGCCTCACCGTTAATTAAAAAATTAATGGGTAACGTTCACTAG
- a CDS encoding S9 family peptidase — MRKIFILAVFAVCFQSYITAQKKQITVEAIYEGEFNTEGLEVLRSMKNGRQYTVLNTNKATGAVSIDSYDYETLEKTGTLVSTANLPDISSFTSYQFSDDESKILLATEMESIFRRSTLGIFYVYDVNSKELIKVSDSKIQEPTLSSNGQKVAYVLDNNLFLMDLTTANTQQITSNGEKNRIINGVTDWVYEEEFAFVRAFEWNSDGSKIAFLRFDETNVPQFSMDVYGTEKYPSQYVFKYPKAGEENAKVSLHLYDVSSEAISNINLGESYYIPRIKWMNDANVLSVQTINRHQNHLKLQMVDARNNMVSLLLEERDAAYVDITDNLTFLADDSFIWTSEKDGWNHLYLYDSSGKLMNQITKGDWEVTNYYGYDQNEDKIYYQSTENGSINRGVYSVESNGGKKKSLAVESGKNEASFSADFTYFINTFSNIQTPPTYTLHKALTGKKLKDIKDNSTLLEKLENYKTSPKEFSTIRVNGYDLNMYMIKPLDFDPGNKYPLFMYQYSGPGSQNVSNTWMNDRDLWHQMLVSEGYIVVCVDGRGTGFKGRDFKKVTYLNLVKYETEDQIAAAKKLSELDYIDENRTGIWGWSFGGHMATNCILKGNDTFEMAIAVAPVTSWRFYDTIYTERFMRTPAENPEGYDDNSPFNYPELLKGDYLLVHGSGDDNVHVQNTMRMIEALVQANKPFDWAIYPDKNHSIKGGNTRIHLFNKLTNFVKEKL, encoded by the coding sequence ATGAGGAAAATATTCATTTTGGCTGTTTTTGCAGTATGTTTTCAATCTTACATTACCGCTCAAAAAAAGCAGATTACCGTTGAAGCGATTTATGAAGGAGAGTTCAATACCGAAGGTTTGGAGGTGCTGCGTTCAATGAAAAACGGTAGACAGTATACCGTACTAAATACAAATAAAGCTACCGGTGCAGTTTCCATAGATAGTTATGATTACGAGACTTTAGAAAAAACCGGAACTTTGGTGTCAACTGCAAACTTACCTGATATTTCTAGTTTTACATCGTACCAGTTTAGTGATGACGAATCAAAAATTTTACTGGCAACAGAAATGGAATCTATCTTTAGACGATCTACGCTGGGTATCTTTTATGTTTATGATGTCAATTCGAAAGAACTTATAAAAGTAAGCGATTCTAAAATCCAAGAACCTACACTATCCTCAAACGGACAGAAAGTGGCCTATGTTTTGGATAACAATCTTTTTCTGATGGATTTAACTACTGCCAATACCCAACAGATTACGAGTAATGGTGAAAAGAATAGGATTATCAATGGGGTAACCGATTGGGTTTATGAAGAAGAATTTGCGTTCGTACGTGCCTTTGAGTGGAATTCAGATGGTTCCAAAATCGCTTTTTTACGATTTGACGAAACCAACGTACCACAATTTTCTATGGATGTGTACGGAACGGAAAAGTATCCAAGTCAATATGTGTTCAAATACCCAAAAGCGGGGGAGGAGAATGCCAAAGTAAGCTTGCATTTATACGATGTATCTTCAGAAGCAATCTCAAATATTAATTTGGGAGAGTCCTATTACATCCCAAGAATAAAATGGATGAATGACGCCAACGTCTTAAGTGTGCAGACGATTAATCGCCATCAGAACCATTTAAAGTTGCAAATGGTGGACGCAAGAAATAATATGGTTTCCCTGCTGTTGGAGGAAAGAGATGCTGCTTATGTGGATATTACGGACAACCTCACTTTTTTGGCGGATGATAGTTTCATCTGGACCAGTGAGAAAGATGGCTGGAACCATCTTTATTTGTACGATTCCAGTGGAAAACTAATGAATCAAATTACTAAGGGCGATTGGGAAGTGACCAATTATTATGGTTATGATCAGAACGAGGACAAAATATATTATCAGTCTACGGAGAACGGGTCAATAAATCGAGGGGTCTATAGTGTGGAGAGCAATGGGGGAAAGAAAAAATCTCTTGCAGTTGAAAGTGGAAAGAACGAGGCTTCTTTTAGTGCGGACTTTACCTACTTTATCAATACTTTTTCAAATATCCAAACCCCACCAACTTATACCTTACATAAAGCGTTAACTGGAAAAAAGCTAAAGGATATCAAGGATAATTCGACCCTATTGGAGAAGCTTGAAAATTATAAAACAAGTCCTAAAGAATTCTCTACTATAAGGGTCAATGGATACGATTTGAACATGTACATGATCAAGCCGCTGGATTTTGACCCAGGCAATAAGTATCCTTTATTTATGTACCAATATAGTGGTCCAGGTTCCCAAAATGTTTCCAATACTTGGATGAACGATAGGGACTTATGGCATCAAATGTTGGTTTCAGAAGGTTATATCGTCGTCTGTGTAGATGGTAGGGGAACAGGTTTTAAAGGGAGGGACTTTAAAAAAGTTACTTACTTGAACCTTGTGAAATATGAGACCGAGGATCAAATAGCGGCTGCCAAAAAGTTAAGTGAACTGGATTATATCGATGAAAATCGGACCGGTATTTGGGGATGGAGTTTTGGCGGGCACATGGCTACCAACTGTATTCTTAAAGGCAATGATACCTTTGAAATGGCCATAGCAGTAGCACCCGTTACATCTTGGCGTTTCTACGATACAATTTATACGGAGCGGTTTATGCGTACACCAGCCGAGAATCCGGAAGGTTATGATGATAACTCCCCATTCAATTACCCAGAACTACTTAAAGGAGACTATCTATTAGTACACGGTTCAGGAGATGATAATGTTCATGTCCAGAATACAATGCGTATGATAGAAGCATTAGTTCAGGCGAACAAACCGTTCGATTGGGCCATTTATCCGGATAAAAACCATAGTATTAAGGGAGGTAATACCAGAATTCACCTGTTTAATAAGCTTACCAATTTTGTTAAGGAAAAACTATGA
- a CDS encoding hydroxymethylglutaryl-CoA reductase, degradative — protein MIKPIGGFSKLSKAEKIDWVVSNYTSNPKESKKILETYWNSGIKLQQLHDEFIENTLTNLYMPLGIAPNFLINGKLYAVPMAIEESSVVAAASKAAKFWLKKGGFKAQVQGTEKVGQVHFIFKGDYEKLKQFFELVKPKLFEATASLTESMNKRGGGISKVELRNKTKELPDYYQLYCTFETKDAMGANFINSCLEQFATTLKMEALQYIPFSEKEKEIEVVMSILSNYVPNCTVRAEVSCPVEELEISSKISPALFAEKMVRAVDIAKKEPYRAVTHNKGIMNGIDAVVLATGNDFRAIEAGVHAYASKDGNYTSLTHAEVKNGIFKFWIEVPLALGTVGGLTKLHPLVKLNLEILQNPSAPELMQIMAVAGLAQNFAALSSLVTTGIQKGHMKMHLMNILNQQEATEEEKILAVEHFKNNTVSHRTVEDLLTSLRNR, from the coding sequence ATGATAAAACCAATAGGTGGTTTTTCAAAACTCTCCAAAGCAGAAAAAATAGATTGGGTAGTCTCCAATTACACCTCAAACCCCAAAGAGTCCAAGAAAATTCTTGAAACCTATTGGAACTCCGGCATCAAATTGCAACAGCTTCATGATGAGTTCATAGAGAACACCTTGACCAACCTATACATGCCCTTAGGCATTGCGCCCAATTTCTTGATCAATGGAAAATTGTATGCCGTACCCATGGCTATTGAAGAGAGTTCGGTGGTAGCGGCGGCCAGCAAAGCAGCAAAATTCTGGTTAAAAAAAGGTGGATTCAAGGCTCAGGTCCAAGGCACTGAAAAAGTAGGACAAGTCCATTTCATTTTTAAGGGGGATTATGAAAAATTGAAACAATTTTTTGAGTTAGTAAAGCCAAAACTATTCGAGGCGACCGCTTCCCTCACAGAAAGTATGAATAAAAGAGGGGGTGGTATTTCTAAAGTAGAACTACGGAACAAAACCAAGGAATTACCAGACTATTATCAACTGTATTGTACGTTCGAGACGAAGGATGCCATGGGGGCAAATTTCATCAATAGCTGTTTGGAACAGTTTGCCACGACCCTAAAAATGGAGGCCCTTCAATACATACCATTTTCTGAAAAAGAAAAAGAGATTGAAGTGGTGATGAGCATCCTTTCCAATTATGTTCCCAATTGTACCGTAAGGGCAGAAGTTAGCTGTCCCGTGGAGGAATTGGAAATTTCGTCTAAAATATCCCCCGCCTTATTTGCTGAGAAGATGGTAAGAGCGGTGGACATTGCGAAAAAAGAACCCTACCGGGCAGTAACCCACAATAAAGGAATTATGAACGGTATAGATGCCGTTGTGCTAGCAACGGGTAATGATTTTAGGGCCATAGAGGCTGGTGTACATGCTTATGCCTCTAAAGACGGTAATTACACAAGCCTCACCCATGCCGAAGTGAAGAATGGTATCTTCAAGTTTTGGATAGAAGTGCCGCTGGCCTTAGGTACGGTTGGTGGACTCACCAAATTGCACCCCTTAGTCAAGTTGAATCTGGAAATTCTTCAAAACCCATCAGCTCCAGAATTAATGCAGATTATGGCCGTAGCAGGATTGGCTCAAAACTTCGCAGCTTTGAGTTCTCTGGTTACCACGGGGATTCAAAAAGGCCACATGAAAATGCACCTTATGAACATTTTAAATCAACAGGAAGCTACCGAAGAAGAAAAAATCCTTGCCGTTGAACATTTTAAGAACAATACGGTATCCCATAGAACAGTTGAAGATTTGCTGACGAGTTTAAGGAACCGATAA
- a CDS encoding GYDIA family GHMP kinase: MQKFYSHGKLLLSGEYAILDGALGLGLPTKFGQQLKVEKSDSRALHWVSLDHESKVWFEARYSLSPFKVTETSDPEISNRLIQILAETKRLNPAFLTTNQGYQVAAQLTFPRDWGLGSSSTLLNNIANWGKVNAYRLLSATFGGSGYDIACAQHKLPVLYQISKSLPLVQEVNFKPSFSNELYFVHLNRKQNSRDAIQHYSNLKIDKEELINKISNVTEKLVACSSLNEFEKLLKLHEKLISKAIGLIPIQERLFPDYKGVVKSLGAWGGDFIMVTGDDETPSYFKEKGFSTVIPYAEMIL; the protein is encoded by the coding sequence ATGCAAAAATTTTATAGTCACGGAAAATTATTGCTTTCTGGCGAATATGCCATTTTGGACGGTGCATTAGGGCTTGGGCTTCCCACAAAATTCGGCCAGCAGTTAAAGGTTGAAAAAAGCGATTCACGAGCATTGCATTGGGTAAGTTTAGATCATGAATCCAAGGTCTGGTTTGAAGCGCGTTATAGTTTAAGTCCGTTCAAAGTTACTGAAACCAGTGATCCTGAAATTTCCAATAGGTTAATTCAGATTTTAGCTGAAACAAAACGGTTGAACCCGGCCTTTTTGACAACCAACCAAGGTTACCAGGTTGCAGCCCAACTGACGTTTCCAAGAGATTGGGGCTTAGGCTCCTCTTCCACTCTGTTGAATAACATTGCCAATTGGGGCAAGGTCAATGCCTATAGGTTGTTGAGTGCTACCTTTGGAGGAAGTGGCTATGATATAGCCTGTGCTCAGCACAAACTTCCTGTACTATATCAGATAAGTAAGTCTCTTCCCCTCGTCCAGGAAGTAAATTTTAAACCATCATTTAGTAACGAATTATATTTTGTTCATTTAAATCGAAAACAAAATAGTCGGGATGCTATCCAGCATTATTCAAATTTAAAAATTGATAAGGAGGAGCTAATCAATAAGATATCCAATGTAACAGAAAAACTCGTCGCCTGTAGTTCTTTGAACGAGTTTGAGAAATTACTTAAACTTCATGAAAAATTGATTTCCAAAGCTATTGGATTGATTCCGATTCAAGAACGCTTATTCCCTGATTATAAAGGAGTTGTTAAAAGCTTGGGGGCCTGGGGCGGTGATTTTATTATGGTCACGGGAGATGATGAAACCCCTAGTTATTTTAAGGAAAAAGGGTTTAGTACGGTAATCCCATATGCTGAGATGATTTTATAA
- a CDS encoding peptidylprolyl isomerase, which yields MAVLQNIRKRTTVLILIIGLALFAFVISGVFTSSNFGGEKVGSSVAEINGNEISIDEFRQKVETASRRMGPTVSSMQLTNQVWEREVRNTILGEQFEELGIGIEQDQIIDFLKTTGYAQNPEFQNENGIFDPNRFKQTVADWKANNPAQYDVWLQTEEEIIQLAKEQTYFNLVKAGVGATLKEGELDYKLANEKMDIKYVRVPYTAIPDSTITVTKSEISDYVSKHKEEFKQEPARDLQYVYFEESPSEADDAAVKEEITALLDDTVEYNAQTDRNDTIKGFRNTTNMVAFLDRYSDTKFDTIYKAKKNLPPSIADTLMTLNVGEIYGPYKEGGSYKISKMMDRQPNGSVKASHILLTYEGATRANPEIKRTKEEAEAKAKELLKEAKKSGVVFSELARDNSDGPSAPNGGDLGYFQEGVMVPKFNDFAFNNSVGSIGLVETEFGFHVIKVDDKEDIVQLATLSREIVPSEETINTLFTDATKFEMETIDDNSAFSDIAKKNEYTVRPVNKLKELDENLPGLGVQRNIVQWAFNGDTEVGDIKRFNINNGYAVVQLTGSYDEGLMSAEDASPTVLPIIRKERKAATIIAANKGKSMDAIAKDNNSTVSTASALTVKSPTIPGAGNEPAVVGTAYGMNQGETSDLIEGNTGVFKIEIVKRTEAPKLDNYSTYANTLKSNAANSVNTAVYNALKEAAEIKDKRATFY from the coding sequence ATGGCAGTTTTACAAAATATAAGAAAACGTACCACAGTTTTGATTCTTATCATCGGTTTGGCACTTTTTGCATTCGTAATTTCCGGTGTTTTTACCAGTAGTAACTTTGGTGGGGAAAAAGTAGGTTCTTCCGTTGCGGAGATTAATGGAAATGAAATTTCTATTGATGAATTCAGGCAAAAAGTAGAAACTGCTTCCAGAAGAATGGGTCCTACGGTCTCTTCTATGCAATTGACGAACCAAGTTTGGGAAAGAGAGGTACGGAATACCATTCTGGGAGAGCAGTTTGAAGAACTGGGTATAGGAATAGAACAAGACCAGATTATAGATTTTCTAAAGACAACCGGTTACGCGCAGAATCCGGAATTCCAGAATGAAAACGGAATTTTCGACCCCAATCGTTTTAAACAAACAGTTGCGGATTGGAAAGCGAATAATCCGGCACAGTATGATGTTTGGTTACAAACAGAAGAAGAAATTATTCAGTTGGCCAAAGAACAGACTTATTTTAATTTGGTAAAAGCGGGTGTTGGAGCCACACTTAAAGAAGGGGAGCTGGATTACAAGCTAGCGAACGAGAAAATGGATATCAAATATGTACGAGTTCCATACACCGCTATACCCGACAGTACGATTACAGTGACCAAAAGTGAAATATCCGACTATGTAAGTAAGCATAAAGAAGAGTTTAAGCAAGAACCTGCCCGTGATTTACAATATGTCTATTTTGAGGAAAGTCCATCCGAAGCTGATGATGCTGCCGTTAAGGAAGAGATTACCGCCTTATTGGACGATACCGTGGAATACAATGCCCAGACTGATCGTAACGATACTATAAAGGGATTTAGGAATACCACAAACATGGTTGCGTTTTTAGACCGATATTCGGATACGAAATTTGATACTATCTACAAGGCTAAAAAGAATCTTCCACCAAGCATTGCGGATACCCTGATGACCTTAAACGTGGGTGAAATATATGGCCCCTATAAAGAAGGTGGGTCGTACAAGATTTCCAAAATGATGGATAGGCAACCTAATGGCTCTGTAAAAGCCAGTCATATTCTTTTAACATACGAAGGAGCGACTAGGGCTAATCCGGAAATTAAAAGAACTAAAGAAGAAGCTGAAGCTAAGGCTAAGGAACTTTTGAAAGAAGCCAAAAAGTCTGGGGTTGTGTTTTCAGAGTTGGCCCGGGATAACTCTGATGGACCTTCCGCTCCAAATGGTGGAGATTTGGGATATTTTCAAGAAGGGGTAATGGTTCCTAAATTCAATGATTTTGCATTTAATAATAGTGTAGGTTCTATCGGATTAGTGGAAACGGAATTTGGATTTCATGTAATTAAGGTTGACGATAAAGAGGATATTGTGCAATTGGCTACGTTGTCTAGGGAGATTGTTCCCTCCGAGGAAACCATTAATACGTTATTTACCGATGCCACGAAATTTGAGATGGAAACTATTGATGATAATAGCGCTTTCTCGGATATAGCGAAGAAAAACGAGTATACGGTACGACCAGTGAACAAATTGAAGGAACTGGATGAAAACCTTCCTGGCTTAGGAGTACAGCGTAATATTGTACAGTGGGCTTTTAACGGCGACACGGAAGTAGGCGACATAAAGCGATTCAATATCAATAATGGATACGCTGTGGTACAATTAACCGGAAGTTATGACGAAGGCCTCATGAGTGCCGAAGATGCATCACCCACAGTTTTGCCAATCATCAGAAAAGAGCGTAAAGCGGCTACGATTATTGCTGCCAACAAAGGAAAGTCCATGGATGCCATAGCAAAGGATAATAACTCAACTGTGTCCACGGCATCGGCATTGACGGTAAAGTCACCGACCATTCCGGGAGCTGGTAATGAACCTGCGGTTGTAGGGACCGCTTACGGCATGAACCAAGGCGAAACATCCGACTTGATTGAAGGGAATACTGGGGTTTTCAAAATAGAAATCGTAAAACGTACGGAAGCGCCAAAATTGGATAATTATAGCACGTACGCCAATACTTTAAAAAGTAACGCGGCGAACAGTGTGAATACTGCCGTTTATAATGCGTTGAAAGAAGCGGCTGAAATCAAGGACAAAAGGGCGACCTTTTATTAA